TAGCAGTTTTTCAGACCCGGCGCACTTCTGAAAGTGTTTACTGTAACTGAACTCACTTTTGATGTGCAGATGCCCTACAGgccttttgttttctgttttcttcccTTCTGTAATCGTATTCGAACTGATGTCACTCGTTCATCTCTCTGCAGAGTTAATGGGTTTGTTTTATCCATTATATATTTTGGTGCAAACCTTCGGAAAATTTGACTGAACCTTTGACTTTACACATCTTCCATGTTTTAAAGTAGCCACTTTGTCTAGATTTTAAAGTGAGTTCTTACATCTGTCTGAAGACTCTTGATTTTAGATCTAATCATCTCCATTTACACCATAAaacagtgtaaaaatgtaatttgcgTTTAAAGGAACACTTTCTTGGTAACACTGGATCCACAGGAATAACAACTCCAGAGTGACCCTTAGTGTAAAACGTTCATCACAATACTGCAAAGTAGTGTAACATTCCACATTCTCTCATTTTTTATCACTATTAAGTGTTTTAAAACTATAAATTCAACACTACAGACGATAGATTGGGAACATATCTGATCTTTAGTAgtgttaaataaaacacttgaagCTGATTTTACTGTGTACAAACAGGTGTGTAAGTACAACCAATGACATCATGAATCTTCTTATCCAATACAATGTTCATTTTTAGATGTTAAGTCCCTGAAACTTTTATGAATGTCggaaaatttatataaatctgGGCAGTGTTTATATAATGAAGGGAAACTGAAATAGCCACAATTCATTCAGGCCTTTCACTGAAACCACTGACTACGATCTTTCCTCAACACTGCACCTGCAGTTTGTCATATAAGAGAGAGATCAGTGATAGTTTCTGTGGTGGGCTATAGATAAAAACCTGTGATATTTCCTACAGAGTGAAATAAATGATTACAcagattattaacatttgtgatgcTCCaaaaaagtctgtttttttccccacactgtACGCATGAAAGCTGGTGAACATGTGTAGGGGTTTACTGACACTCATGAGTTCTGTTGCTTTAATAATGCGGTGTTATAACAGTtcattacaacaacaaaaaatacagaaacaaagatttaaataatgaataattataactAATTATGAATAATTACTAGAATAATTACTACTACAACAAATACTATAATAATTAAactaattattgttattattattattatttatttttatttttatttttatttttatttttattattattatttcttaccGCACACAGTCACATTAAGGACAATCACAACCACACTGTTGTAAATATTTACTGTCATAAGCAtcctgtatatacactttttttctcatatatttctttatataatttatatttcatatagttgatactctttatttatctcccttctttttttcttggtgtatttttctccccatcccaTTCCCTCAGTCgtataaaacatttcactgcatgtgtatgtgacaaataaaatgtaatttgatttgatttggtaTAAATATGTGTAGTTGGGGCtgtagaatatattttataaaattttgtaataacatttaacatatttatcatttatcacgATGGAACcgaaaactgatttaatctatAATTAGGAATAAAACCGAATATGCCGTTATTTCTCAACCTTCAGGTTTTCCAGTTGGAGAACAGAGAAGGACTAAAGTGACGTCAGGTGAGAAAGGAGATCAGAAACCCAAATTAAAATGATGGATTAAAACAAGTATAAAGCAATTAGTGGAGGAAACGTGCAAAAGATAATTGTATGTATACATCTATAAATATTCATCTCGTTATAGCATAACCTGAGTGATATAAAAGtgatatacaaatattattcattaaattCATTAGATTTTATTATCCTCATGATGAGATGATTGACAGCATGCAGCTCTTCATCTTCTGCACGTTTCTTCCTTATTTCTTTCTGAATCAGGCTGCTGATAAATTAGACCTTTATTTACATCCATCATGAATTTGGATTCAGCTCTATTGTCTTgattatctattattatttttattattattattattagtagtagtagtagtagtagtagtagcaaatctattttatatataatcattgtTATTGTCATTATTTCGGGTAAAATTGTcagatgtttttgtttctgtacCGAAATTGCGGTTCCTGTTGCCTTTTTGAGAAGTGCAGgagaaaaaaaccctaataatTAATAGACTACATAAGAAGCCACGAACGGACAGAACTTTCGTTATAATCGATAATAGAACATTATAAACGAGAATTATTGTGATGTGCATGCTTCGTGTCCACActgggtaattttttttttgtgccagaATTAACCCTCTCTCCAGTCTTCAGAAATTCTGTCTAAAGTGGTcttcatgatttaaaaaaatgaaacatgttTAATACGCATGTAAATCTgttcctttattattattattattattattattattattattattattattattattattattattattattattattatttctaattcTCTACGTGGTTTATGAAATAGagataatcatttattttgcatttgtacacaggggcattggaCATGAAACTCATAGTTCTAAACCCcgaaatgtgtattttttaaaagaatgtaaaaagtCCATGCTGTTTTACGTTTCTTACGTTTACACCACTCTGGATAATCTTGGATAATACATCCAATAATCTGGatgtaataaaaatgcagtttggATGTGATTCGGTAAAGAATGAAATCATTcagttcttctgtttttttttttcttttcatcgcTCTCCATTAGCTCTCTTGCTTGTTTACATCACCCTGACTGAATATTTCACTAAATTCCTTTATATTGGGGGTCGACAATTTAAGGATATGAAGGGAATCAAAATGCTAATTTGCAGCTCGTGCTCTGAGAGCAGGgtgtatttctgtgtttacacatttttaaacatttctatgTTTGTGTGCAATCATCAATTAATATTATATCATTTGTTAAACCGTTAAATCACGTATTATTTGATTGTCCCcctttcattttataatgattattaCCCTGAAATGACGTGGGACGTGTTTATTATTgcgaaatcacacacacactatttcaccGGCAATGTATTttagaaattgtttttatttgttattatttttgagTTGCTGGTGTTTTAGACTGGACTTCTGGTGTCCCGCGAAAACAATGTGAGTCTCAACACTGGGTCTGAGCAACAATTATTGAAGTTTCAAACGTCAGATTCCAGAAGCGAAACAGAAAAGTAACACGTCACACAGTAAAAATTTTGCACCgtgtaaagaagaagaaaaaaaaaacatctttcatctaaaaaaaaaaaaaagaatccgtTTTGCGggacaattaattattttcgaAACGCATACAGAACACCCCACCCCAACCCCACCCCCACCCTGTATTAGATAAAATACTCCAGGACTCATGCTGGTGTTCATTCGCAGATTTGTTTTCATTCTGTCTGTTTGAAGGTTGAACCTGAGTATCTCTGAGCAATTATCATGGAGCTGATGAAGGTCGTGCTGCTGTTAATGATcttgataagtgtgtgtggagCGGCCAGTCTTCCATCCTGCAGTTGGACACACTTCAGACTTAGAAGACTGAACGAGGAGTGTATTGGACTGCTCAAGAACATGGTGAGTAACATCTGCCTCATGGATAATACAAATCATTATCAGCAATAGCACAGAAAATCTTGGGTCATTGATAAATTACTCagcggaggtgtgtgtgtgtgtgtgtgtttacagggtGATCGGATGCCTTTGGAGTGTTTACAGTTAGAGAGCAACATCTTTCCCGATGACGTGTTCAATAAATCTCAGGTTTGTGCAGAATTGTTTATTGTGAAAAATCCAGATGTTattataaaaacttttattgtaaataacaTTGTTATTTCAgtaaattgtttaatttatttccatttatttatttattttaatattattaatgtgtgAGACAGTTTCAATATTGgctcgttttatttatttgtttccagCTGTTACGTTGTTGTGGAGGTTTTTGTGAAGCGAATCAAAGACCAAGgcaataaatagaaaaacacaTAATGAGTGAAGGAGCTGCTACATTTATAGATCATAACAGAATGGAGACATTTAAAATAAGTTATTAGTTTCACAGTGAaggaaatgtgttttatttatttatttatttatttatgtggctTTTATGAGTTTAGCATTCGGCCTGATAGTAACTTCTTGCCATGAGCTTTCAATATACATGTCTGTTCGCTCATCTGAAGTGAATTCAGTGGTGAAAACATCATCCTTATCGTCATCAAGAgcagcttttattttttgtatgaaAAGTAACCGTGAAATAATCAGTGAATTGTTTTTGTACTTGCAGAATGAAGACGTGGCCTTGGTGGCTCTTGAAACTCTAAAAGGAGTGAACAAAATcttcagaaacaaacaaacctcAGTCACATGGAACCAAGATCAACTTGGACTCTTCAAGAACATCATACATAGACAAGTGAAAAACCTGCAAGAATGCGTGAGTGAGAAATTTCCAAATCTGTATCGGGGTCTAACCCTGCATGGGAAGTGTATCAGAAAACACGCCCCTGTATAAATCAGTGAATAATCCAGTCCTTGTGTGTGGACTGTCTGCAGGTAGAGAAAGAGGTCCAGACAGTGATGGACAGCAGCTCTGCTATACTGAGGCCTTATTTTGAAAGGCTGGAGAAGCGACTGAAAGAGAAGGTCAGTGcccagagaaaaaaacagtctCACAATCAGTCATTCAAAGCCTTTGCATGGAAGTGCACGTGGATGTAATTCTGCTGTTTAACAAAACATGCATCGTGTTTCTGGTCTACAGAAGTTCAGCTCGTGCGGCTGGGAGATGGTGAGAACTCAGCTGCAGGATGGACTCGAGAAGTTTCAAACCTTTCTAGAGAGCAAGAagtaaagaagaaggagaaaacagACTAACAGTGTTTCCCAGTGCAaccagattatttatttatttatctatttatttatttattgattgattgatcgatcgattgattgattgatttcattatttatttatttatttattgattgattgattgtcaGAACTATGCAATGtgtaatgaatgtattttttatcatatattgacttgtttatttattaggatttttttgtttactgatttgttaacaaaacaaacagaaccatgTGCGGTTCATAGTTGAATGTTGTGATATTTTGCCTTTAAtaaatttttagtttttttacattcataagaaacaatgtatttttttatacatgtgcACCTGTAGCATCTATGGCACTGAAAAGACGCTAACATCTACTTAGGTTCGATGAAAGTCCAATTCAACAGCTGACAATTTTATTGCCTCCTTAACAACAGTTCAAAATagataaacaataatatatgcGATAAACCGTAAATAATATTCACACAAgaataatacaaacaataagagaaaaaaactctttaaaataatacaaaagaaaGTAAATTTCCCCATAAATCTTCTCCCTTAGGTGTAGGTGGTATGTTGCTCCAGAGTTCCATAAACATGTATATTTAAGTGAACGTTCAATTCCTCGTCCTCAAGTGCACTTgactgtgtgtgaatgaggaATTAACTGGCTCTCAAAGCAAATCAAGATTCCCCTGGTGACAAATCACTGGCTGGTCATTCTATCAGGATCGTCTAGCAGTCTCGCTGGGCTAGGCTCTCCGTCTCGGTTTATCCAGACTTTCATGTGCTCACAAAAATCAATCTGCAAAATGGTACAGACGAGAAGAATTCagctctctttttatttttatttctacatcAAACCTCATTGacatctttttctttcaaagTGCATGTAACCAACGTGTAGGAATACATTCCAATCTATTAGGCTTGTTACTATTCACACTTTAACAGATTCATTACTTGTATTaatatttctgtaataaatgaatCCCTTTAAATGCTGttatacattaaaaatgtaccCTGTTTAACACAGGTTTAACATGGAAATAAATTCgcataattattaatttatcaaAATTATTCGATTTAACATAAGTGAATACATTGACTATGTACAGTGATTATAATAACCATGTTGTATCTCTGCTTTCTCCTGGAATTCTGCTGGAAAGAACtgcaaatggaaataaaataattttggtAATAGTAATTATAGGCTCTAATCAACTCAGTCCTATAGTGCCCCCAATGGTTAAAAGTGAAACTACAGTATTAGTAGCCCTTATTTCTCTATGGGTTACACAccaatctaaaaagaaaatcactaaataaaaaaacattctttaacTTTTTGCTTACActctatttttttgtgtgaattgtGGATTGACTGTTTGGTTAACTGAAACTGTTAGAGAAAGTTTTTCGCTGAACACTGCGACATCCATCTGCAGGGCCGATTCtaggatttttttaatgaggtgGCACAGGGGGAACCAAAAACCAGTCAGGAGGGCCAATGGGGAAATTTATGTGCCCACACACAAGTGGGACGTCATAAAAATGGCACTGCACAAGTGCCATGAACAACGCATATCTcttttcctggtggctccatcctcagcattctcctactgatatacacCATAGTCCacaaagactcctgtctgacctcgtccttcaacctgtccatcaccactgcaaacaggaaagggctcagagctgatccttgatgcagtccaaccttcaccttgaaccagtctgtcgtttctactgcacacttcactgctgtcacactgtcctcatacatgtcctgcaccaccctcacatacttctctgtcaCACCAgaattcctcatacaataccaaacAAACATCTAAATTAATCATCAATATTACACAAATAGTAAATTAACAGCCatatttttatctgattaaaAACACAATCGTTTAAATGTGAAGCTGTTCTTGGACAttgcaaacaacaacaaaaaaaatataagactACCATGTAAAAAAGGTGGGCAGTGCCACCCTGTGCCCTCAGTTGAAACATGCTGCTGTTCATCTGAATTTCAGAGAGCAGAAACATCCAGGCACCTTGGGAAAGTCCTTTCACATTCACTTTGTAACTCGAAAGTAGACGAGTGTGTAATAAGGGAAATTGTTCACAGAGCAGAAAACCAGAAGttccttctaaaaaaaaaactaaatgcagTCAAGCAGCTAAATTTATGATTTTGCACCTGTGAGGAAACCCGGCCCAAGTAGCGTGAGAGGGAGAACCAGGGCTTAAATTAGCaatgataaaaaatacaataaagtacAGTTCaagaatataaacacacacattgtttttaaagttataataaatatatatctgcAATAATCAGCCATTTATttgaccttgctcaagggcagtTTGACCTTGCTGGGGCAGATgtaaatgaacaggaaataactTGTTAGAACATACAGACAAGATACTACGTAAGGAAAACGTGTTCAAACGTGTGAAAACAACATTTCTTGTTATACAGCACAGCAGAAATAGCCCAGTATTAGTGCAGTACCTGATGCTATATGTGAGCTCTTGTTAagaatgtttttaaagaaatctaTCTTATGCCATCTTTATTTACAGATTAGGCCGAGGTCATCTAGCAGTATTTAGTGTaagtttattttgcattttttttcagcatAATCATTATTTATCTCATACTGGTTTATATTATAATACTGGTAGTATAGCAGTTATTAAATAGAGATagttgtgaaataaaatgaatatataaccGAACTTTACATATCACAAGAAGCATAAAAACTTATGGCAGAATGCAATCTTTAATTAAAGTAAGAATATATGATATGAGCTAAGATTTTCATAGCATCTTGCTCACTGAGCAGTTAAGCAAGCAGGTGGTGAGTATACTAAGGAGCATctcgcatatatatatatatatatatatatatatatatatacacactatagctccaaaagtattgggtcataagtactgtatgtgatttttgagcatcacattccacatttggtcccaatttgctcttctaattccctccaatctactgggaagatgttccactagattttgttgtgtgtttatggatatttgtgttcatcagtcaCAAGTGTATtataaaaggcaggtactgatgtaggtgaggagacctggggtgcagtcagcgttcacattcaaccCCTTAgttcagtgttcagtagggatgagatcctTCTCAagagcaaagccttctctgctagccggaacactatcagaagcactgatttacaacctaaattctaatatttgttccatgaaattgtatttatttactcccAACTATTCTGGACATTTTTGGGGTTCGTTTTTGATTTGGCCACTAGATGCCGCCACTGAGcccttatcccctactccctAGCCCCTAACTGTTTAATGTCTCCCACCTGCTCCTTTTTAGTGTTGTCTATTAAAGTGCCCCTTTTGCCTTGGTTTTTGTTGGTTCAttatatttgtctttattttggtTGGGGTAGAGTCAGCATGATATTGGTCTTGTTATTTGTCTGTCttgatatttgcatttaaatctggacatgtgtgggtttgtttgttgttctgtttggtaagtgtttttttgttttatttctttgtctgctGCTTTTCTCGCGTTTTTTCTAGTATCCTGGCTTCTCCTGTCTTCCCTAGTCTCCTGGCTTTTCCGTTCCGTGTCTGCCACTCGCTCTAGCGATCCGGGTTCGAGacttgttttgtattgtattaatggtttctataattgcgacatggtgatattaagaggtggattaagtcgggggGGAAGTCCCCACTAAAGGCCCAGGTAGCAAATGCACGACCCaccacacaaagagagagaattattactgtcagagtgtagtgtgagatacCAGGAGGATGTCCTTGAGGGTCTCTTTGAAAGATCAAATTCTTGGGAGGATGATTCAAGACATCCGGGGTGAAATACTACTGTTGCGTTGAATCTACCTTGCTCACTGtatgttttaaaaacttttttgtcttttaataaaacatctacaaatgtttatttcttttttaaactgcaGAAATGTCTGAAGCACAGAATTAAATAGTATGTCAGTGTTCCATCATGCTGATAGgattattcatgtttttattttccagtgGTGccataaaaaatgattttactAAATTATTAAAAGCAACCCATGTGTGGTGAGTGAAGTGTCCTACAGTCAGATTTCTCCTCTATCTGAAATCTTATACAATTAGCATTTGAGATTGAGTATGTCATTTTTATTCCCATCTAAAGAACTGCAGAGAATTGTTTGtgcagagaaataaataaatgcttcatAAATGCTTCTTTGCTGAAGCATACAACTGGACACCAGACCATGACTAAGTGGTATTGGTAGGTGGTGGAGAGTGTCGAGATTATTCTACCagtaaatagggactaaatgtgtactgggatgttgaaaaagcacatCACACCGATTTGTGATTGATCTGATAGATTGTGccttaaaactatttttatatttcctcACTGCACTAATACTCATCAGAGTTACATCAAGCACAGAACATGGCTGCTGAATGCAAAGGttttgtacaggaaacagattGTTGCATCATATAGACTAGAAGCCtgtaatatacattataaagtttatttataagaagaataaaattctGTATAAAATTTTCAGTAGTCCAAATGCAAGACGAGTGCAGtctatacatgtgtgtgtgtgttgtgtaggagGATGGCAGTGGTAGACACATCATGTCTGTGGTAATGGTGGCAGAGGAAGTGGATGGGTTGTTGTTCATGCGCCTAATGAGCTGTGCATAAAACCTTGAAGGTCTGGCATTAGCAGTTCAGTAGCACAAAGCTGAGAGTGTGTACATGCTGTACAGTAATCCTGAAAGAGTGTTTTGTGCTGTGAGAAATGAATGATGTAACATGTCTCAGGCCAAAACCttattcattaaacattttgaaaatttTCAATTAATAagtatgtttatataaatagtcTTTTAAACACGCAATTGAGGATGAAACTAAAACCCAAAACTGACAAAGAACATGACCAACATGTGGCCAAAGGGTAATCCATGCTTCTTTCGAATATGTTATAATTCTCTTCCACCACGTCTCAGGTTTTGGGGGATGTTTGTTTTACTAATTGCAAGAAAACTtcattgtaaaaagaaattcGAAAACGGTCCTAGAATTCAccctgttatttttttataacgtATTATAGGTTGCGTTAAAACCAGAAGAATGAGTCACTAGGAGATGCTTGgatttgttgtaaaaaaaatatatcaaaatgacattttttatttctttttttgtctcagtGAAGTTGACCAACAGAACAAATCACTAGAAAAATTGCAGAATCtgctcataaataataataaaaataataaaaaaacatacatatacaatactgttattgtttttgtcaataaataaatacataaataaatacatacataaataaataaataaaattgtcatgcaaattcaaaatatacatgatttttttttgttttgaaatagaCATTGAAACATGACTGGAACTTGGCCTTAGTTCACAATATTTGGTCCAGTAGTCAAAATgtagtagtaaaaaaaattgtaaaataaatagtaatagaCTTGTTTTTTAGTTGGTCCTCTTCATTAGTTTCTGCCTCACATCCGCACCGATGATGTCCATCCTCATAAGATGAAGCTGCACCGTGTTCCTGATTTGCTCCAAAGCATCTGGGCTGTAGTTCTGCAACaagagtaaaatatttaatgactATTCAGTACACGTTTATCAGTACATATtatagtattgggacacccgacttttccatccatagtGCATcattcccaaactgttactacgaAGTTGGAGACACATAATTATATAAGACGTCTTTGGACGCATTAAACTTCTCcctcacttaaactaggagacccaaacctgctccagcatgacaatactcctGTGTTTTTTAACCTTAACCCTGTTGAATAGCTTTGGGAtcaattggaatgctgactgcactccagggctcctcatctcacctacatcagtacctgactttactaacactatGTTATAAGGTCATAAACGTaggcctggtcggtgtatatctCCTACTGTACAGTGACTGCAGCTACAGTCAGAATGTATAGAATACACCGTTTtacagatactgtatatacagattTAGATTTCATAGAAGCAAGTCATATTCTGCCAACAATCGTTATGTATGATCATGGCAATAGAGTGATAAAAACTCTTGTGATGAACATTAGGggtcacacaaaataaatatagaggGGGCATAGCCTTTTCCattaaatccataaaaaaacaagtgtgtgGAAATCCTGTCCACTGTGATGCGCATGATATCAGACCACGATGAGTATAATGCCATCATCGAATCTTTAAACATCTCTGCAGAAGCTTTCAAATGACGCCATGTTTACGCCTCTGTGATCTATATTGCTTAAACAGAGAACCTAGAGTTGGCCATTTTAATAGATGATggagctttttttcccccaagttAACTGACACCTCAGGTGCTCACGAGCTCACCATGGTTCACTGTCTAATCATTTCAAACCAGACCACAGGAACCCAGAAGCTGTGGCTGACCTCTGTGAGCTCTGTGAGCTTCTCAAACATTAGTTTGCAGTTGTTCATAGGTTTTTTTACCATTATGGCCGCCATATTGTAACCCCATGGCATTAATGACTGTATAACAGCTCTATGCTTAATGATGGCTATCTGGTATCTCTGGGGTTGAACATTTTCTAGCACATAACCTTCTAACAcataaaacatgaacataacTTACAGCATTTTTCAGCATTTTCTTCAACCTCTTGAAGTGTCTTCGGATTTTCCTCTCACTGTTCGAGTGTCTTGTTCTCTCAGCGTATGTTGCTGTCTGTTTGAGAAGAAAGCAGTAAAGTGACCTTGATGGAACTCTTCTTCAGACGTTATTATGCCATAGTGCATATTTAGTGTCCCTGCACAGTTTTATGATTACTACAGCACATTTACAGGCTACATCATTATATTGGCATATCAGCAAAGCTTTAAAAAACacttacacattttttaagCTCCATCAGTTGCCGGGTATTGAGGATGTTCAGGAAATCATCCAGTGCCCTGCTGTCCCAATTAATATTATCAGCATTTGATGCAGCATCGAAGAGAACGATGATCTGCTCTGTGGCCTCAGCCAGAAAGCTCATCTGATCTTCTGCCTGGAAGAAAAAGACGATGTGAATATTAAAAACTATACTGATTTCCTACAAAAGAGTGAGAACCGTCAGCATTAAaggagaagtggtagctcagtggtgaagatgCTGAATTGAAAGGTTATAAattcaaatcctagcaccactAAGTTTAAACTcgtggcccctgagcaaggcccttaactctaaACTGCTCAGATCATTGAAAGCCACTCTGGAcaaaggcgtctgctaaatgtggTAAATGTAAATAGAGCTTCAATGtagtttttcagggtttttattttacctttgCCCTCTCCACTGCGTTGTACACCAGGTGTGGAAATGAAACCGGTTTATTGAATGTAGTAATCTCTCCACCCTAAACAGAGAAATTGGGAACAATTTTTAAGTCAGGCATATTATTCATGCAACATAGCACCGATTTAACGATCAACTGGAACAGATGTGTCAAAACATCAGGAAGTCAGAGACACAACACTTGGGTGAGTTTTTCAACAGAACAGAGGAACaattactttattatatttattaccaGCTCCAAA
This genomic interval from Silurus meridionalis isolate SWU-2019-XX chromosome 22, ASM1480568v1, whole genome shotgun sequence contains the following:
- the LOC124376354 gene encoding interferon alpha-4-like, translated to MELMKVVLLLMILISVCGAASLPSCSWTHFRLRRLNEECIGLLKNMGDRMPLECLQLESNIFPDDVFNKSQNEDVALVALETLKGVNKIFRNKQTSVTWNQDQLGLFKNIIHRQVKNLQECVEKEVQTVMDSSSAILRPYFERLEKRLKEKKFSSCGWEMVRTQLQDGLEKFQTFLESKK
- the LOC124376206 gene encoding interferon a3-like isoform X2, which produces MISQYRMKNGVCLSLLREMGGEITTFNKPVSFPHLVYNAVERAKAEDQMSFLAEATEQIIVLFDAASNADNINWDSRALDDFLNILNTRQLMELKKCTATYAERTRHSNSERKIRRHFKRLKKMLKNANYSPDALEQIRNTVQLHLMRMDIIGADVRQKLMKRTN
- the LOC124376206 gene encoding interferon a3-like isoform X1 — its product is MKLVQPWTCFYSLLVFFLVQERCDTCEWMISQYRMKNGVCLSLLREMGGEITTFNKPVSFPHLVYNAVERAKAEDQMSFLAEATEQIIVLFDAASNADNINWDSRALDDFLNILNTRQLMELKKCTATYAERTRHSNSERKIRRHFKRLKKMLKNANYSPDALEQIRNTVQLHLMRMDIIGADVRQKLMKRTN